A region from the Aquimarina sp. ERC-38 genome encodes:
- a CDS encoding NAD(P)-dependent alcohol dehydrogenase — MKHSKLMRAIIFRDYGNPQKVLKLVKNRKIPIPNKNEVLVKVECASVNAADRHIVRANYLIIRLIFGLFRPSKNKRILGMDIAGTILSIGRNVKGFQVGDAVVADIRKSYGGGYAEYATVHKKYLVKKTEGVSFEQACTVPISGQAAMMGMILYSINLGNKVLVNGASGGVGSFGIQIAKAQGAYVTAICSTQKIEVVKSWGADEIIDYKKKDSIKALIGKEFDAVFDTASFECPGRYKQILKKSGRYVLVGGDFYNMLKVKSLGRFDRGSQKFMALTQKVEVTKNIKTVLEMIADKKIKPAIQKVISLKDVPDALHSLEQRTVVGKIVVDLNKEV; from the coding sequence ATGAAACATTCAAAATTGATGCGTGCTATCATTTTTAGAGATTATGGGAACCCTCAGAAAGTATTAAAACTTGTAAAAAATCGTAAAATCCCAATACCTAATAAGAATGAAGTTTTAGTGAAAGTTGAATGTGCTTCAGTCAATGCAGCTGATAGGCATATCGTGCGAGCTAATTATCTTATTATTCGGTTGATTTTTGGATTGTTCAGACCTTCTAAAAACAAGAGAATCTTAGGAATGGATATAGCGGGAACTATTCTAAGCATTGGGCGAAATGTTAAAGGTTTTCAAGTAGGTGACGCAGTGGTAGCTGACATTCGAAAATCCTATGGGGGAGGCTATGCAGAATATGCCACTGTTCATAAAAAGTACCTGGTAAAAAAAACTGAGGGAGTTTCTTTTGAACAAGCTTGTACCGTGCCTATTTCTGGTCAAGCTGCCATGATGGGAATGATTCTCTATTCGATCAATCTAGGTAATAAAGTGCTGGTCAATGGTGCCTCAGGTGGTGTGGGGTCTTTTGGCATTCAGATAGCAAAAGCTCAGGGAGCCTACGTAACAGCAATCTGTTCTACTCAAAAAATTGAGGTGGTAAAAAGTTGGGGGGCAGATGAAATTATCGACTACAAAAAAAAGGATTCAATAAAAGCATTAATTGGAAAAGAGTTTGATGCCGTATTTGATACCGCATCCTTTGAATGTCCAGGCCGATACAAACAGATTTTAAAGAAAAGTGGTAGATATGTATTAGTTGGAGGTGATTTTTATAATATGCTTAAAGTAAAATCTCTTGGTCGATTTGATCGTGGCAGTCAAAAATTTATGGCTTTAACTCAAAAGGTTGAGGTTACCAAAAATATTAAAACAGTACTTGAGATGATTGCCGATAAAAAGATAAAACCAGCAATACAAAAAGTTATTTCACTAAAAGACGTGCCCGATGCTCTTCATAGTCTTGAGCAGCGTACCGTAGTTGGTAAAATAGTTGTAGATTTAAATAAGGAAGTCTAA
- a CDS encoding IS110 family transposase has protein sequence MNKQNFSNFIGIDISKLTFDVAILINSESTSYVFENTVKGIKAFLRLLKNQKIELSKTLICMEHTGVYSKLIITKLIEKQANLCVEMSLKIIRSLGLQRGKNDQIDAIRIAKYAAKNHEELELYKSIPELLEKIKTLITIRERLVKSKTDLTKYPKELKTFAPELGKLAEKNIKKTVKTFTDEIKRIEQEIHKLILSDDKLSKTINLATSVTGIGKITALHLTIYTNFFTRYQNPKQLACYCGVVPFEHSSGTSIRKRARVDHMANKTLKKQLHLCALSAKTYDPELNAYYERKVEEGKPKMLVINNIRNKLVHRVCAVIRKQQPYEKKTAA, from the coding sequence ATGAATAAACAAAATTTTTCTAATTTTATTGGTATCGACATCTCTAAATTAACGTTTGATGTAGCTATTCTGATCAATTCAGAGTCCACTTCTTACGTTTTTGAAAATACTGTCAAAGGGATTAAAGCTTTTCTGAGATTACTTAAAAATCAAAAGATTGAACTCTCAAAAACCTTGATATGTATGGAACATACAGGTGTTTATAGCAAATTGATCATTACAAAATTGATAGAGAAACAAGCAAATCTTTGTGTAGAGATGTCTCTTAAGATTATAAGAAGCCTTGGACTACAAAGAGGTAAAAACGATCAAATCGATGCTATTCGTATTGCAAAGTACGCTGCAAAGAATCACGAAGAACTAGAACTTTATAAATCAATACCCGAACTATTGGAGAAGATTAAAACATTAATAACCATTAGGGAGCGTTTGGTAAAGAGTAAAACAGATTTAACCAAATATCCCAAAGAACTTAAAACATTTGCTCCAGAGTTAGGTAAATTGGCTGAGAAAAACATTAAAAAAACAGTAAAGACATTTACCGATGAAATCAAAAGGATTGAACAGGAAATTCACAAACTGATACTCTCTGATGATAAATTAAGTAAGACGATCAATTTAGCTACTTCTGTTACTGGTATCGGGAAAATCACTGCACTACACCTAACCATATACACCAACTTCTTTACACGATATCAAAACCCAAAGCAATTAGCTTGTTATTGTGGCGTTGTACCCTTTGAACACTCTTCTGGCACTAGTATTAGAAAAAGAGCTAGAGTAGATCATATGGCTAATAAAACACTAAAAAAACAACTGCATTTATGTGCACTATCAGCCAAGACCTATGATCCGGAACTCAATGCATATTACGAGCGAAAAGTCGAGGAAGGAAAACCAAAAATGCTTGTTATTAATAACATAAGAAATAAACTAGTACATAGAGTCTGTGCGGTGATAAGAAAACAGCAGCCTTATGAAAAAAAGACTGCCGCTTAA
- a CDS encoding GrpB family protein → MKKTLNDLTKDDWNTLFPIELVEHNPQWKTMYAEEKKRIIDKIGNETILRIEHFGSSSIPSIKSKPYIDLIIEIPKEKLFDENLIAQFTELGYSHFVVPNRENIETYSTFGKGYNVDGTKEQIFHIHMCPKDNIMWRQIDFRDYLYSNEKKAKEYESLKLELASKFKNDRGAYVLGKTDFIKETLEFITK, encoded by the coding sequence ATGAAAAAAACACTGAATGATTTGACCAAAGACGACTGGAATACACTTTTTCCTATCGAATTGGTTGAACATAATCCACAATGGAAAACTATGTATGCAGAAGAAAAGAAACGAATCATTGACAAAATTGGAAACGAAACAATTTTGCGTATAGAACACTTTGGAAGTTCATCAATTCCTAGTATTAAATCAAAACCTTATATCGATTTAATAATTGAAATACCAAAAGAAAAACTTTTTGACGAGAATCTAATTGCTCAATTTACTGAATTAGGATATTCTCATTTTGTAGTTCCGAATAGAGAGAATATTGAGACGTATTCAACTTTTGGAAAAGGATATAATGTGGATGGAACAAAAGAACAGATTTTTCACATTCACATGTGTCCAAAAGATAATATAATGTGGAGACAAATTGATTTTAGAGATTATCTTTATTCAAATGAAAAAAAAGCCAAAGAATACGAAAGTTTAAAATTGGAATTAGCTTCAAAATTTAAAAATGATCGAGGAGCTTATGTTTTAGGAAAAACTGACTTCATCAAAGAAACATTAGAGTTTATAACCAAATAA
- a CDS encoding OmpA family protein, with protein MNLKYLCYSLIFLQTMGYGQKKFKNADALFEKMWYKEAAEAYESGLKNGNYTALALKNAGDAHYFNTNMPGAAKWYDILLSQFPEEATSDYYFRYAQSLKGMGDYGQAKKWMKRYTNRTSTTTSTSPNVTNIQKIVAQQPEYELKNISVNTALSDFGPMYFEDQLVYASAIDSSYYKKRTYGWNQQPYLNLFIGKLNTTGTDVLEAEEFSREINTKYHEATLAFSPDGQTLYFTRNNYNGSLKRDKEGTNHLKLYRARRSTDKGSVDWMDIEELPFNSDSYSVGHPSVSEDGTKLYFVSDMPGSIGETDIFMVDILPDNTFSSPRNLGPIINTPNREMFPFIKDEILYFASDGHLGLGGLDVFKYSFDQTATLPQNLGPGMNSNLDDFGFITKDHTTGFVCSNRKGGKGDDDIYSFEKLETSCSQSITGTVKNKKNGQILKNAKVALLTQNGTVTAETLSDQNGNFFFEEQINCSTSYVLKISKKGYSPAEEQVTIPDETGVTDRSILLETVDDLIVEENGLLKIKIGIIYFDLDKSNVRNDAAIELNKIVLLMKQYPKMKIKIASHTDARDSDAYNLDLSDQRAKATQAYIISQGISSNRIIEAIGYGETQLINKCANGIPCSESQHQLNRRSEFIIVEM; from the coding sequence ATGAACTTAAAATACTTATGTTACTCTTTAATTTTTCTGCAAACGATGGGTTACGGTCAGAAAAAGTTTAAAAATGCAGATGCCCTCTTTGAGAAAATGTGGTATAAGGAAGCGGCAGAAGCTTATGAATCAGGATTGAAAAACGGAAACTATACGGCACTAGCATTAAAGAATGCAGGAGATGCACACTATTTTAATACTAATATGCCGGGGGCGGCAAAATGGTATGACATTTTACTTTCTCAATTTCCGGAGGAAGCAACTTCTGACTATTATTTTAGATATGCACAATCTTTGAAAGGAATGGGAGATTACGGACAGGCTAAAAAATGGATGAAGCGTTATACGAACCGGACAAGTACAACTACTAGCACTTCTCCCAATGTTACGAACATTCAAAAAATAGTAGCGCAGCAGCCTGAATATGAATTAAAGAACATATCAGTAAATACTGCTTTATCGGATTTTGGTCCGATGTATTTTGAAGATCAGTTGGTATATGCTTCGGCAATTGATTCTTCTTATTATAAAAAGCGTACTTACGGTTGGAATCAGCAACCTTATCTTAATTTATTTATCGGAAAACTAAATACGACAGGTACGGACGTATTAGAAGCCGAAGAATTTTCAAGGGAAATCAATACAAAATACCATGAAGCTACACTTGCTTTTTCTCCGGACGGTCAAACCCTATATTTTACGCGAAATAACTACAACGGTAGTTTGAAACGGGATAAGGAAGGTACCAATCATTTAAAGTTGTATCGTGCACGGCGTAGTACGGATAAAGGTTCTGTTGATTGGATGGATATCGAAGAGCTTCCGTTTAATAGTGATTCCTATTCAGTAGGACACCCCTCTGTAAGTGAAGATGGTACTAAGTTGTACTTTGTCTCGGATATGCCCGGATCTATTGGTGAAACTGATATTTTTATGGTAGATATCCTTCCGGACAACACTTTTTCTTCACCTCGTAATCTTGGACCCATCATCAATACGCCCAACCGGGAAATGTTTCCTTTTATTAAGGATGAAATATTGTATTTTGCTTCAGACGGACATCTGGGATTAGGGGGATTGGATGTTTTTAAATATTCTTTTGATCAGACCGCTACCCTACCCCAAAATTTAGGGCCGGGAATGAATAGTAATTTGGATGATTTTGGGTTTATTACTAAAGACCATACCACCGGATTTGTTTGCTCTAACCGAAAAGGTGGAAAAGGAGATGATGATATTTATTCTTTTGAAAAGTTAGAGACCTCTTGTTCGCAATCCATTACCGGAACGGTAAAAAATAAGAAAAACGGACAAATTCTGAAGAATGCCAAGGTTGCCCTACTTACTCAAAACGGAACTGTCACCGCTGAAACTTTAAGTGATCAAAATGGTAATTTTTTCTTTGAAGAACAAATTAATTGTAGTACATCATATGTTTTAAAAATTTCTAAAAAAGGTTACAGTCCTGCTGAAGAACAAGTAACTATACCTGATGAAACCGGAGTAACCGATCGTTCTATTTTATTAGAGACGGTTGATGACCTAATTGTTGAAGAAAACGGGTTGTTAAAGATTAAAATTGGAATTATTTATTTTGATTTGGACAAGTCAAACGTACGAAATGATGCAGCAATTGAACTAAATAAGATTGTACTCTTAATGAAGCAATATCCTAAAATGAAAATTAAAATTGCTTCTCATACGGATGCAAGGGATTCTGATGCGTATAACCTTGATTTATCTGACCAACGGGCAAAAGCTACACAAGCGTATATTATCTCGCAAGGTATTAGTTCTAATCGTATTATTGAAGCTATAGGTTACGGCGAAACGCAACTCATCAATAAATGTGCTAATGGTATTCCGTGTAGTGAGTCCCAACATCAATTAAACCGAAGGTCTGAGTTTATTATTGTAGAGATGTAG
- a CDS encoding type IX secretion system membrane protein PorP/SprF has product MALQIIKNNPMKVVLKSALILCTLLMYLKGKAQQDPQFTQYMYNTLSVNSAYAGSRGFLNVVAIHRSQWVGIDGAPRTQTLTVDSPIGKKAGLGLSIVNDRIGPSDEQFIDLNFSYTIQASYTHKLSFGIKGGGRLFSIDWSRGQSQNPDALLQNIDNKILPTVGAGLYLHSKKSYIGISIPNFFTDQHFDDIQNSVASERLHFFLIAGLVFDLKNTIKFKPATLVKHVVGAPLIVDLSANFMFHERVRLGLSYRWDDSVSGLAGFQITPGLLVGYAYDYTTTELQRFTTGSHEIMIRFELKTQEQRLKSPRFF; this is encoded by the coding sequence ATGGCACTACAAATAATAAAAAATAACCCGATGAAAGTAGTTTTAAAAAGTGCATTAATTCTATGTACCTTACTTATGTACTTAAAGGGAAAAGCACAACAGGACCCGCAGTTTACACAATATATGTACAATACGTTAAGTGTAAATTCTGCCTATGCTGGCTCGAGAGGATTTTTAAACGTAGTGGCTATTCACCGTTCGCAGTGGGTAGGCATTGACGGTGCACCGAGAACCCAAACTTTAACGGTGGATTCACCGATAGGTAAAAAAGCAGGATTGGGATTATCTATAGTCAATGATCGTATCGGGCCATCTGATGAACAATTTATTGACCTTAACTTTTCTTATACTATTCAGGCTTCTTATACACATAAACTATCTTTTGGGATTAAAGGCGGAGGCCGGTTATTTAGCATAGACTGGTCACGGGGTCAATCTCAGAATCCTGATGCTTTGTTACAAAATATTGATAATAAAATTTTACCTACCGTAGGTGCGGGTTTATACTTGCATAGTAAAAAAAGTTATATTGGTATTTCCATTCCCAACTTTTTTACGGATCAGCATTTTGATGATATCCAGAATTCTGTAGCTTCTGAGCGATTGCATTTTTTCCTGATTGCAGGATTGGTTTTTGACCTTAAGAATACTATTAAATTTAAACCTGCTACGCTGGTAAAGCATGTTGTTGGGGCTCCGCTAATTGTAGATCTATCTGCTAATTTTATGTTTCACGAACGGGTTCGTTTAGGGCTTTCTTATCGCTGGGATGATTCGGTAAGCGGATTGGCTGGGTTTCAAATTACCCCCGGTTTATTAGTAGGCTATGCGTATGACTATACAACTACCGAGTTGCAACGTTTTACTACAGGTAGTCATGAAATTATGATTCGATTTGAATTAAAAACACAAGAACAACGTCTTAAATCTCCACGATTCTTTTAA